CACTTGCACCTACTTGTTCACTTGCAGACTACTGCAAACTGATGCATCTTCCATTGTTTGTAGCAAACGAAACCTACAAAAGCACAACATTCTTtttccatgtattgtcgaaggctttcacggccggagaacgatggttgttgtgggttttccgggctgtattgccgtggtcttggcattgtagttcctgacgtttcgccagcagctgtgtgacactgagagatctctgtcttttggtgctacacctctgaagataccagccacagctgctggtgaaaacatcaggaactacaatgccaagaccacggcaatacagcccggaaaacccacaacaaccattcttttTCCAGTTTGCAGGAAACTTAAAGGAACATTGTATGCATAATTGCTTCCCCCACAGCTCTTCTATGGTAGCATCTTGGCTATTGTGCAGAtacttaagatgccactggattagGCTCCTCCAGGTCTCTAGAATCAGCTCACCACAACCTTCTGATAAAAGGGAAACAAGATGTTTTTACCAAGTTGTCCCAAACAGAAGGCTTTTTCCCCAAGGAAGCTGAGGCACCATCCACATGGATCTGGCTGATATCCACTCCATTTCTATAAAAGAGGAGGGCACAAATCATGTGGGGACCAAGACATAAAGGAATATAAAACCAGCAAAGGGCAAGGAGGGCAGAACCTCCACCACCTCTCAGAATTTTCTAATTCAAATTGTATTAGCTGTATTGAAATCTGGCCTAGGTATGTATGGAGGTGTACATGTGTATAAGTATATATTAGTGGATTATTGTGAGGTCCTTTTAAATTTCCTAGGTGTGAGCTTAACATTGAGCCTACAAACATTGCTTCTATATACAAGAACTTATTGTCTGGCTTTTTCTGTCTCCTTCATTTGTGGGGAAAATTCCTGCTAGGTAGGAGTGAATTTGGGTGGAGGTCTGATCAAGGGGGGGCCACTGATCAAGGTCCCCCCATGAGGGGAAAGGGGTATGTTTTAATGGAGCCCAGAGGTATGGAAGGGCCTGGTGCAGGCTACAATTCCCATTACcatgtaaaaagaaaagaaaaaaatgaggatAAACTGCTTCTGGGTATTTATAGAAACTTACTTCCttatatctatgtatatctgttgTCCAGCTCTTGTGAGATTTTCTGGAGCCAATCCTGCAAAGAACTACTagtcccagagttccttttgaTAGGCAGGAGGGAAAGACAGTaggtgggaagggcaaagcaaagcTCTATAAGACAGTTGGGGCaggtgctgctgctgtttctggTAGGATTTGTAGGCTCAAAATGGGACTACGTTTTGTAGTGCATGCTTCTCAATAGTTCACAGAAATCTGGTTGATGGGTCAGTTGGTCTTGCGCTGGAACTGAACATGAgaccaaaatagccattttctccttaaTTATCTTGAAGAGTATCCAATGCCTATTTTGAGAAGCTGCCAAAGCACTATTGATAGAAATTCATGCTTATACAGTAATTATAACCTCCAGTAGTGTTTCCTATCTAATTATTGTTTTGGagctgttttggtttttttgaaGCTGCAGGCATTTACTGCAGAGTTCTATAGTGGAGAGCCAAAGTACTTTGTTTAAGTATTGACATCATCAAGTGTGCCATGAACCTAACATTTAAATCTTAttggaaaaaaataaattacAGTTGGTGATAAATACTTTAATTGACAGCTCAGAGAATAGAACCCAGCTTGCTTTCTGAAATATGGAATATGCATTGTAATATAAAAGAATGTGACAGTATACTGACATAAGATATGGGACATATATCAAGTAATAATGATTTAAAATAATGTAAATTGTGGCAAAGATATAACGTAGCATCTGCTTGAAATTGCTTCTCTGTGTTGACTGCTTATATGTTGAGCCATTGTGGGTGTGTAATTGTTACTTTCTATTCTGTACTATGTTTAGAGGCATATTGAGAAAGAAATGTCACAATTTTGACTAAGGACAGGTCAGTCTTTTGGTAGTTTGTTCATTCTATAGTGTTAGAAAACAAGGAAACAGAGGTTATTGTTGTTAAAATTTTCACTGTGTTCTTAGTAAAGGTTGTGACTGAGAGATTACCAGGTGGACAATCATTTGATATTGGTGCCTAAGACTTTGAGGTATCTCATTCAGGCTCTGTAGGTTTTGATGATGCTAATATGTATGATTCAGACACACTAAGGGTTAAATAAGTTAGATGTGCCTTTACTGCAAGGATATTACAATTTTTGTTTCAGGATGCTGCCGTTGTCACTGTATGTAATGGAAAAAGGAATTATGAGAAGGTACTATTGAGAAACAAATGAATTTCTGGAGTTATTTTCCCCCTGGATATAAATATGAGGTTGGAGTGCAGCTAATTCGAGATCACCTTCAGATCAGCAACTATCTTTGTACTGAACAGTTGTGTAGCAGAACAACAACTACTTCATTATGTTCAGAGATCTAGAAGTGCCTGGGACACATAAAGTATTCTTAACCTACCACACTGTGATTGAAATTTGatgtttttggggaggggggttgctaaTAAGCATCAATAGCTAATTCATTAACCTAACAGGGGGACAATTCCTGACATCTTGTTAATTCTCTATTAAGATGGAACAGGAATGGTAAACGGAGCATTTTCAGCCTTCATGAAGCATGTAATTCCAGTTTGGATTTTACTTTTTTCTGTAAGGCTCATTCTCTGCAAGGATTTAAGAATACATTTATGCTAATTAATGCTGTATTTTGATCTCATACCCTAACAAAGCATAACTATGCCTGTAGAAAACTATAATGACGATATAATTAGAATTTCTTTGTGAAAAGCATCGTAATAGACATCCTACCATGCTTATGCTGTTTTAATTGGATGTTTAGCTCTAGGGATGTTCATAATTTATCATAAAACTTTAAGGTTAATAAAATCAGCTAGGAGGAGGCTGTACTTAATCTCCTTGATTACACCATAATGGCTAAAAtcttaatttgatttttttatctACTAACAATGAAAGAAAGGGAAGGCAGAGTGACATGGAGATTGTACTATTCTGTTCTTCATTTGGGTTGCTCCTCtcatatgagtgtgtgtgtgttccatgcACACatttgtgtgtgaaagagagggatgaggggaAAGTCCTCCTGCTTTTGTTGATTCATTGGCTGATGCTACAGTGGGATGTCTTAACATTTTGTGGTTATTTTGCTGGAAACTGGCAATCCCTAGAGCATGTTATTGGTCCACATATGGCTGCCTACATGTTTTCCTTCATCAGATTATTGCTAGAATACCTCTTTGCAAGAAATGCCCTTAATATAAATATGCAGCATACAGAATTGACCACCTAGTTAGTGAAAAAGCAACCATCTGAGAAGTAGGATCTGTTGCATACCAACTGTATCTGGAGAATTACAAGTCAGTTTGTTTTCCTGattcaaaatatttttcattCTTCTGCATCTACACTCTGAAAACctctatttttatataaaaatggATTTGCAGTAAAAAATATCAGACATTAAAACCAATAACTTTTGATCGGAGGTGGTGATGTGCAGTGCCATGTATGGGTTGGCAAATTTCTGGGGGTTGTGTTGGCAGGGTGAATAAAAGCAAATGCCTTTTTTGACATGTAAAGTTACACTGCTGTTTCATTTTCACCTCACTGCATGACAGAGCTTTGCAGTAAATCATTCCAAATGGTGAGGGGTATTGAGAGAAGGCAGTGAGGCATTTGGAGTTTGGCTGGGAAGTGGGCCAAGACAGCCAGCAGGCTTGTTCTAGGAAGGCTCTAGAGTAGGAACAGGGGAAAGGAGTGTTGCTGCTCTGCTCTAAAGGAGTAACTCTGCCCATGGCAGCATTAACTGAAAATCTAAGACTCCTTAATCAGACATCATTTCAAGCCATAGTTTCTACAAACCAGGATCCATAAGCCATGTTCCTACTTGGAGTAAGTTCCAAGTTTGTGGTTCTATAACTAAATGGAGAGGTGGCCAGCATTTAGACCTATGGAAAGATTGCAGTCCAGACCAACCAATGCATGATATCTGAATGCAGTATAGATCTTTCCATACAAAGCTACTATGCATTTTAGGTCTTTGCTGATACTAAAAAGGACAACTTTTTAGCCAGAAGAAACCTGGAAATCTCAAATATGGATCATGAATAAGCCGCTTCACATACAAAATGATTATGTAAATTTATCAGAACACTGACAATATATTGCTGGCAGGTGAATAAATATACTAGATGATGCTAACTGTAGGACTGAATCAGTAGCCACAAACTGTGCCGCTTAGTATTGCTGTCCTCACTTGACATTATTAACACAAGCAGACATTTGTGGGAGTCAAGGTCTATAACCATCTGTAGTTGAATTGCTATGTAAACCTGAATATATTTCATACTTGCTTGGGTAGTTTATTTCAAAGAGTagtgggggtttttttttgccttgttAATTTTGCTGTAGTGGCAAGGAGAAATAATTCAAATGATTAAAAATATGAGGATGTGAGTGGGGGAGTATTCTCAATATGCACAAAATAATATTTTCACATTTTAACAGTAAAGAATCCATTGGTTGGACCTTTACTTAAAATTTCTCTCCCAATCTCATCTCCCCAATCTCTTTTTTACTTAATGGTTTTATGATATGTATCAATTTTCACACTTGTAAAATGATAAGGATATTTTTACACCTTACCTGGATGACTGTGGAGAAATTCGTGTGCAATATACTTTTAACAAAGTATAGCATTTAATGTATGGAAATTATTCTGATGTGGGTTAGTCAGTGCTTATTATTTTCTCTTCACTGACAACAACCCACCTAATAGTACTTCCTTTCTGTTTTCTAGATGCAGCAGTTGTTCCATGAAAACTATGAACACAACCGGAAGGGTTACATACAGGATCTTCACAACAGCAAGATTCACACAGCAATTACACTTCATCCGAATAAAAGGCCAGCCTATCAGTACAGGCTTCATAATTATATATTGGCCTGTAAAATATCAGAATTACGTTACCGCACCATCCAGCTTCATAGAGAAAGTGCCCTCATGAGTAAGCTCAGTAATACTGAAATCAGCAAAGATGATCAAGTTCTGGGAATGATGCCATCTTTTAACCGCTTCCAGCCACATGACAGGAATGAAAtcattgaatgggagtttctgaCTGGAAAGCTGCTTTACTCTATGGCTGAGAATCAACCACCCAGACAGAGCATTAATAACGTCCTGCGGGCAGCATTGGATGACACTGTAATGCAGGTGATGGAAATGATCAATGAGAATTCTAAATCTAGAGGGAGGCTTATTGACTTCAATGAAATACAGTATGGGTACCGCAGGATTGACCCTTTGCACGGTGTAGAATACATTTTGGATTTGTTGCTTTTatacaaaaggcacaaaggaaGAAAAGTTACTGTTCCTGTTCGACGGCATATTTACCTTCAGCAATTGTTTAGTAAACCTTTtttcaaagaagaagaagaactggATATGATCAGTCTTGTAGAAAACATGAATAGTGCCACACAGTCATTTTCCTTCATTTCTAATTCCTTGAAGATGTTTTCATCATTTCAAGGCACCAAAGAAATAGGAGCGCATGGTGACAAAAAGATTCACATTCTAGTCCCTCTCACAGGGAGGTACGATATTTTCTTAAGATTTATGGAGAACTTTGAAAAAACTTGCCTCATCTCCAAGCAGAATGTAAAGCTGGCAGTTATTCTCTTCAGTTCTGATTCTGGTCAGGATTCCAGTAAACACATAGAGCTGATTAATGAATATCATCGTAAATATCCTGTGGCAGACATGACAATCATTCCAATGACAGGTGTTTTCTCTAGAGGGCTGGGTCTTGAAATGGCCTCTTCTAAGTTTGACAATGACACTTTGCTGCTCTTCTGTGATGTTGACCTGATATTCACCCAAGATTTTCTCCAGCGGTGTCGAGCTAACACTGTTCAAGGGCAACAGGTTTATTACCCTATTATTTTCAGTCAGTATGATCCCAAAGTAATATATGGGAGCAGCCCTCCAGTGGACAGTAACTTTGTTTTTACAAAGAAAACTGGATTTTGGAGAGACTATGGGTTTGGGATCACTTGCATTTACAAAAGTGATCTTGTAAATGCTGGTGGATTTGACACCTCAATTCAGGGTTGGGGACTTGAAGATGTAGACCTCTTTACTAAAGTAATAACTTCTGGATTGAAGGCTTTTAGAAGCCAAGAAGTAGGAGTTGTGCATGTTTTTCATCCAGTTCATTGTGATCCCAACTTAGATCCTAAACAATACAAGATGTGCTTAGGATCCAAAGCAAGTACATTTGCCTCTGCCATGCAACTAGCTGAAATATGGCTAGAAAAACATTTAGGCGTCAGGTATAATCGAACTCTCTCCTGACATTCTAACTTACTCTGCCTTCCAAGGGGAGTTTACCTCATTACTGCTATGTTTTGTTGTTGCATTCTCAAACTCCTCTTTGTCTTCCAAAGGATGTGTGTTTGACCTCAAGTGAACAGAGTCTGGTGTCAGGAATGTTACAGATTCCTACTGAAGTGCTTAGATGTGGTGTCTTTCTATTCTCTTTGATCTATAAACTGAGTAAAACCATGGCAATCAAACAATCCCATGGAGCCCATCTATCATGAGGACTACATGAAACAAATGTTCTCGTTGGACTTCAGGATGCAATATTAGTCTTCATTGTGTCTGTCAAACATAATGTGATACAGATATTTTCTGATGAAGGTACCACAAAAGTGCTTTATGCTTCCTCTGGGAAAGAGACTCTGGCAAACTTGAGTTTTATAATTTATGTGTCATATAATTTATATGACTAAAATAGTATTATTCTTctttataatttttaaagtaGATGGATaactgattattttttaaaaaagagaaaaaatacacAAACCGAAGATTTTCTTCTCAAGTACAATTGGTACTGGCTACCAAGAACCATAAACATTGTAATAAAATGACTGCCTCATTACTGTTTATTCTAAGCGCAATTGGACTGTGTTTTCTCAAGGAAATATGACTTACTCAAGTATTTGCATACATTGAGACAATTCCTGAACCAATGTCCTTCATTTGCTGGCCAGAAGACACAATGTGGTTATTTATAATAAAAGTATAGATGTACTGTAttcttttttttcaaagacaAGGATATGTTGCTTGGTGTTTGTTTAGAATGAGCCtctaatatataaataattttcTATTTTATTCCTTTCATAAAGCTGCACTTGAtacaaaggaaaataaaagggTACTTACTATTGTCTTTTTTTACAATTGTGCGTTAATATTGTATTCTGAAATCAATCATTGTTAAACTTAAAAGAAAATGTAATTATTTAAGTATGAAATTACTATTGCTGGTCAAAGTTCTTGCGAATATATTTATATTAGTTAAAATTTATAAGAATGTGGAGCCTGAGTTTTTCATGTATAGTGTATCAGTGGAATAGTGAAAAGGGAGTTATTAGAAACCAAAAGATATAGTCTGGTATTctttaacattttttttccaaactaaGGCAGCGTAATTTCAAATGTTAAGCACGTTGAATATGTCCATGATTTTTTGcctaagttttttttaattgtatttgtaACATAGAGAAAAATTTTGTCATGGAAGTGTGCTAAGAATCAGAGATTAGATCCAAGAAATGTAAATCAAGATCAATATCTGACATAATACAGTTGACTTTAAACTACGTAGATGGTAAACCTGAGCAAGTAATATATGTAGGTGTTTTGAAGGAAAGAAAACTTCCCAGTATGTGTTGAAATGTATCATGTGTTTCTTTGTCTGACACATTTTAAACTTATCCCAGAAGCACCCCTTTGTATGTCAACAAATGCCAAATTTAGGTTGACGTATAAAATGATTTATGAGAAAACATCATACTGGCACTAAGACTTTATCTTTTGGAAAGAGTTTGAGTAAGTTCTCTTTCAGAAATAACATATTACAATTAAGCAATCACACACAGAATCCAGATTCCATGAAAGCAGTACACCCTGAATTTCAGGAAATAAGGTAACAGTGGTAAAAGGCAAGGAATACAGGTTGATCTGAACACTTGAGGGCAGTGTAACATTGCCCCATGAACATTATCACCCAAGTTCCTAAACATTTTCAGCCAGATTTTAAGCAATATATGTTATTTCTCAGAGTTGTCAGTGCTTGCTGCCTCCCCATAACTGATTTCTCTTCCTGTCCAATTCTCTGAAGTACCTCTCTTCAGCACACACCTGCATTGTGTGCACATTATCAC
This genomic window from Eublepharis macularius isolate TG4126 chromosome 8, MPM_Emac_v1.0, whole genome shotgun sequence contains:
- the CHSY3 gene encoding chondroitin sulfate synthase 3, yielding MAARSRRPWLSVVLGLVLGFTVASWLIAPKVAELNERKRRGSSGGFSSGGGGSSLCSYYGRAAGLPGGKRQLQPEAVAAAGGLGGASVRSSRWEREPPPPPPAAEDEPVPSPPIAAGGEGDPQEEEEEEEEEGAGRRHGSSHNGSGDDAGAPGCAKDRRFLYVGVMTAQKYLSSRALAAQRTWASSISGRVEFFSSQGSIPPPALPGEPPLPVIALPGVDDSYPPQKKSFMMLKYMHDHYLDTYEWFMRADDDVYIKGEKLEEFLRSLNSSKPLYLGQTGLGNTEELGKLALEPGENFCMGGPGMIFSREVLRRMVPHIGECLREMYTTHEDVEVGRCVRRFGGTQCVWSYEMQQLFHENYEHNRKGYIQDLHNSKIHTAITLHPNKRPAYQYRLHNYILACKISELRYRTIQLHRESALMSKLSNTEISKDDQVLGMMPSFNRFQPHDRNEIIEWEFLTGKLLYSMAENQPPRQSINNVLRAALDDTVMQVMEMINENSKSRGRLIDFNEIQYGYRRIDPLHGVEYILDLLLLYKRHKGRKVTVPVRRHIYLQQLFSKPFFKEEEELDMISLVENMNSATQSFSFISNSLKMFSSFQGTKEIGAHGDKKIHILVPLTGRYDIFLRFMENFEKTCLISKQNVKLAVILFSSDSGQDSSKHIELINEYHRKYPVADMTIIPMTGVFSRGLGLEMASSKFDNDTLLLFCDVDLIFTQDFLQRCRANTVQGQQVYYPIIFSQYDPKVIYGSSPPVDSNFVFTKKTGFWRDYGFGITCIYKSDLVNAGGFDTSIQGWGLEDVDLFTKVITSGLKAFRSQEVGVVHVFHPVHCDPNLDPKQYKMCLGSKASTFASAMQLAEIWLEKHLGVRYNRTLS